In Pseudoalteromonas carrageenovora IAM 12662, the following proteins share a genomic window:
- a CDS encoding hybrid sensor histidine kinase/response regulator translates to MQSKFSSPVKGLLPLFLIINITVTALAIIAHSFYTQTTTESAQTEPSINITTLANRLNLPMVDALTMYGQGKVKQLLDLTSLLDNDFEYTLYRFNATSETQLVYSSSQPAIDSIKTDQHLVEQGILHHVLTLNDQPIGELIIKQKVMAPPLSAQDSQVIAYIIAIASVAALFILTLAFNMYINTRLRESTNSLTQELKAITEDANYDSSVNEQLDIGLGEVAKHVNLLLRKVQSVIIENEAAQKELYKLQNGLEAEVQNRTLALEQATLKAERASETKTTFLATMSHEIRTPMNGVIGTIDLLRQTELDGAQHRLSTIIRESAFSLLSILDDILDFSKIEAGKLNIDPTPFSVTDTIEEVARVLSSVAKKRELDLELSIAPDIPTNLTGDSVRVRQVLYNLCSNAIKFTSTDEKTQGHVKISVEVAHNTADHFTLRFCVTDNGKGMTQAQLREIFNPFIQAENSITREYGGTGLGLSICKSLTELMLGTIHVTSHAGIGSEFTVELPFSTSGKIKYAHKGALAGKQIIVASNHLEREKVMYRYLSFMGAKITYVHSEAEIEEHQYSQDIIWVADGIDNMDKTNALLRRLFYSLEDYNQQVVVLSKLDEAAINHKNIFYINASPLCKSNFMLSILVAAGLHTPKQIKKTKSLNNYLNVEQARKSNKLILLVEDNLLNQQVLTDQLHILGFGVEIANNGEEGLDMWRKGDYSLILTDLHMPKMSGYDMVEKIRNEAELLESVDAQPYIIAVTANALKGEKERCLAVGINDFITKPIELNALEDTLKRWSDKQNQSQNVIIHQTTALPIDMEAVTKYVNGDKAKQIRFFKMYLEQSQGLIKSINSGVMVNDLSEIIDGCHQLKSISKTIGAQMVSELASAFEDKCKEDELSTDELIDLRDKLEIEYSKAAQFLKEQVRTAEDEQEDELTD, encoded by the coding sequence ATGCAGAGTAAATTCTCTTCACCGGTAAAAGGCTTACTACCTCTTTTTTTAATCATTAATATTACAGTAACAGCGCTCGCTATTATTGCACATTCATTTTATACACAAACAACAACTGAATCTGCTCAGACAGAGCCATCAATAAATATTACAACTCTTGCTAATAGACTTAATTTACCCATGGTTGATGCACTTACTATGTACGGCCAAGGTAAAGTAAAGCAGTTACTTGATTTAACGTCCCTACTAGATAACGATTTCGAATACACTTTATATCGTTTTAATGCCACCTCAGAAACTCAACTAGTATACAGCAGTAGTCAACCAGCTATAGACTCAATTAAAACCGACCAGCATCTGGTTGAGCAAGGTATTTTACATCATGTATTAACGCTGAATGATCAACCTATTGGCGAGCTTATAATTAAGCAAAAGGTAATGGCGCCACCGCTAAGCGCCCAAGACTCGCAAGTTATTGCCTACATTATTGCTATAGCAAGCGTAGCTGCGCTATTTATACTTACTTTAGCTTTTAATATGTACATTAATACACGTTTACGTGAAAGCACCAACTCGCTTACTCAAGAGTTAAAAGCAATTACAGAGGACGCTAATTACGATAGCAGTGTTAATGAGCAACTAGACATTGGCTTAGGCGAGGTTGCAAAGCACGTTAATTTATTACTGCGTAAAGTTCAATCAGTAATAATTGAAAATGAAGCTGCACAAAAAGAGCTTTATAAACTACAAAATGGACTTGAAGCCGAAGTTCAAAACCGTACTTTAGCCCTTGAACAAGCAACCTTAAAAGCTGAGCGAGCTAGCGAAACTAAAACAACCTTTTTAGCCACAATGAGTCACGAAATAAGAACACCTATGAATGGTGTTATAGGGACTATTGATTTATTACGTCAAACGGAGCTTGATGGTGCACAGCATCGCTTAAGTACGATTATTCGTGAATCGGCATTTTCGCTATTAAGCATTTTGGATGACATATTAGATTTTTCTAAAATTGAGGCTGGAAAACTTAATATAGATCCCACCCCATTTTCTGTAACCGATACTATTGAAGAAGTTGCTAGAGTACTCTCTTCTGTTGCAAAAAAACGAGAGCTTGATTTAGAGCTATCAATAGCGCCTGATATTCCGACAAACCTTACAGGCGACAGCGTACGCGTTCGTCAGGTTCTTTATAACCTATGTAGTAATGCAATTAAATTTACAAGCACCGATGAGAAAACTCAGGGCCATGTAAAAATATCAGTAGAAGTTGCTCATAATACTGCTGATCACTTTACCTTACGCTTTTGCGTAACTGACAATGGTAAAGGGATGACCCAAGCGCAACTACGCGAAATATTTAACCCATTTATACAAGCCGAAAACTCAATTACCCGAGAATATGGTGGTACAGGTTTAGGCCTCTCTATTTGTAAAAGTTTAACCGAGCTAATGCTTGGTACAATTCATGTTACGAGCCATGCAGGCATTGGCAGTGAGTTTACTGTTGAGTTGCCATTTAGCACATCGGGTAAAATTAAATACGCACACAAAGGCGCGCTAGCAGGTAAACAAATTATTGTTGCCAGTAACCACCTTGAACGTGAAAAAGTGATGTATCGTTACTTATCGTTTATGGGCGCTAAAATCACTTATGTTCATAGTGAAGCTGAAATAGAAGAGCACCAATACTCTCAAGATATTATTTGGGTAGCTGACGGTATAGACAACATGGATAAAACTAACGCATTGCTTAGGCGTTTGTTTTATTCATTAGAAGATTATAACCAACAAGTCGTGGTATTAAGTAAGCTTGATGAAGCGGCTATAAATCATAAAAATATTTTTTATATAAATGCCTCACCTTTGTGTAAATCTAATTTTATGCTCTCTATTTTAGTTGCTGCGGGTCTGCACACTCCTAAGCAAATTAAAAAAACCAAGTCACTTAATAACTACTTAAATGTTGAGCAAGCTCGTAAATCTAACAAGTTAATTTTGTTAGTAGAAGACAATCTCTTAAATCAGCAAGTATTAACTGACCAATTACACATACTAGGCTTTGGCGTTGAAATAGCTAACAACGGTGAAGAAGGTCTAGATATGTGGAGAAAAGGTGACTACTCACTTATTTTAACCGACCTACATATGCCTAAAATGTCGGGCTACGATATGGTCGAAAAAATTCGTAACGAAGCTGAGCTATTAGAATCTGTAGATGCACAACCTTATATTATTGCTGTAACCGCAAACGCACTTAAAGGCGAAAAAGAGCGCTGTTTAGCTGTAGGTATTAATGACTTTATTACTAAACCTATAGAACTTAACGCGCTAGAAGATACTTTAAAACGTTGGAGCGATAAGCAGAACCAGAGTCAAAATGTAATTATTCATCAAACAACAGCATTGCCTATTGATATGGAAGCCGTTACTAAATATGTAAATGGCGATAAAGCTAAGCAGATTCGCTTTTTCAAAATGTATTTAGAACAAAGCCAAGGGCTAATTAAAAGTATTAACTCTGGTGTGATGGTTAACGATTTAAGTGAGATCATTGATGGGTGCCATCAATTAAAATCGATTTCTAAAACAATTGGCGCACAAATGGTATCTGAGCTTGCAAGTGCATTTGAAGATAAATGTAAAGAAGATGAGCTAAGCACTGATGAGTTAATAGACTTACGCGATAAGCTTGAAATTGAATATTCTAAAGCAGCTCAATTTTTAAAAGAGCAAGTAAGAACAGCTGAAGATGAGCAAGAGGACGAGCTGACCGATTAA
- a CDS encoding oxidative damage protection protein, translated as MARTVFCQKLQKEAEGLGFQLYPGELGEKIFNNISKEAWGQWQHKQTMLINEKHLNMMDPEHRTFLEEQMVGFLFEDKDVEIEGYRPPEK; from the coding sequence ATGGCACGTACAGTATTTTGTCAAAAGTTACAAAAAGAAGCCGAAGGGCTTGGTTTTCAGTTATACCCAGGTGAACTTGGCGAGAAAATTTTTAACAATATTTCTAAAGAAGCTTGGGGGCAGTGGCAGCATAAGCAAACAATGCTTATCAATGAAAAACACTTAAATATGATGGACCCAGAGCACCGTACATTTTTAGAAGAGCAAATGGTTGGCTTTTTGTTTGAAGATAAAGATGTTGAAATTGAAGGCTACCGACCGCCTGAAAAGTAA
- the mutY gene encoding A/G-specific adenine glycosylase, whose translation MLDLDKKQSDWFASQVVDWYHLHGRKTLPWQLGKTPYKVWVSEVMLQQTQVVTVIPYFEKFMTSFPDIVALANADEDLVLHHWTGLGYYARARNLHKTAKIVRDKYHGEFPQTLDEVMDLPGIGRSTAGAVLSLSLGQHHPILDGNVKRVLARYFMIEGWYGVKKVENQLWHLSNQLTPKNNVTEFNQAMMDLGASLCSRSRFDCRACPLNLGCGAFNAGKVKEFPHSKPKKAVPKKSCHQLIIKCDEKVLMEKRPSSGIWGGLFGFFEFNEFSDLELFLAQQGINSDLDLLEPFTHVFSHFELTINPHVLNVKQIPDVVNDKQLVWYPLDQSVEVGLAAPTKKLVKQISPIG comes from the coding sequence ATGTTAGATCTAGATAAAAAGCAGTCTGATTGGTTTGCCAGCCAAGTAGTTGATTGGTATCACCTCCATGGGCGTAAAACATTGCCGTGGCAATTAGGTAAAACCCCTTATAAAGTCTGGGTGTCTGAGGTGATGTTACAGCAAACCCAAGTTGTTACTGTAATCCCATATTTTGAAAAATTTATGACAAGCTTTCCTGATATTGTTGCTTTAGCTAATGCTGATGAAGATTTAGTACTGCATCACTGGACTGGCTTAGGTTATTACGCTCGTGCGCGTAATCTACATAAAACTGCAAAAATAGTACGTGATAAGTACCATGGTGAGTTTCCGCAAACACTTGATGAGGTAATGGACTTGCCAGGAATAGGGCGCTCTACAGCTGGAGCTGTGCTGTCGCTTTCGCTTGGGCAGCACCATCCAATTTTAGATGGTAATGTTAAGCGTGTATTAGCACGTTACTTTATGATTGAAGGCTGGTACGGCGTTAAAAAAGTAGAAAACCAGTTATGGCATTTATCTAATCAGCTTACACCTAAAAATAATGTGACCGAATTTAATCAGGCCATGATGGATTTAGGTGCAAGCCTTTGCTCTCGTAGCCGCTTTGATTGCCGGGCATGCCCGTTAAACTTAGGCTGTGGTGCTTTTAATGCAGGCAAGGTAAAAGAATTTCCGCACTCTAAACCTAAAAAAGCAGTCCCTAAAAAAAGCTGCCATCAATTAATTATTAAGTGTGATGAAAAAGTCTTAATGGAAAAGCGCCCAAGTAGTGGGATTTGGGGGGGGTTGTTTGGCTTTTTTGAATTTAACGAGTTCAGCGACCTTGAGCTATTTTTAGCTCAGCAAGGCATTAATAGCGATCTCGATTTACTAGAACCCTTTACTCATGTTTTTTCGCATTTTGAATTAACTATTAATCCGCATGTACTTAATGTTAAGCAAATTCCAGATGTAGTAAACGATAAACAATTAGTGTGGTATCCGCTTGACCAATCTGTAGAGGTTGGCTTAGCTGCACCAACTAAAAAGTTGGTTAAACAAATTAGCCCAATAGGTTAA
- the trmB gene encoding tRNA (guanosine(46)-N7)-methyltransferase TrmB, translating into MSESSNNNLEQAKQEGKYIRTIRSFVKREGRLTKGQAAAIEKCWPTMGLEHKNGLLDLTQVFGNNNDVVLEIGFGMGKSLVEMAKSAPHLNFIGIEVHRPGVGACLMDADEAGVTNLRVFEHDAVEVLADCLSDESLTTLQLFFPDPWHKKRHHKRRIVQTEFAEKLRSKLKIGGVFHMATDWENYAEHMLEVMQAAPGYKNQSETNDYVPRPDLRPLTKFEQRGHRLGHGVWDLMFERTK; encoded by the coding sequence ATGAGTGAATCAAGTAACAACAACCTTGAGCAAGCTAAGCAAGAAGGTAAGTACATCCGCACTATTCGTAGTTTTGTAAAACGCGAAGGCCGATTAACCAAAGGTCAGGCCGCTGCGATTGAAAAATGCTGGCCAACCATGGGCCTTGAGCACAAAAATGGCTTACTTGATTTAACCCAAGTGTTTGGTAACAACAACGATGTGGTGCTAGAAATTGGTTTTGGTATGGGCAAGTCACTTGTTGAAATGGCAAAAAGTGCACCGCACCTTAACTTTATTGGTATAGAAGTACACCGTCCGGGCGTTGGCGCATGTTTAATGGATGCCGATGAAGCTGGTGTAACTAATTTACGCGTGTTTGAACACGACGCAGTTGAAGTGCTTGCTGATTGCTTAAGCGATGAGAGCCTTACTACGTTGCAATTATTCTTCCCAGATCCATGGCATAAAAAGCGCCATCATAAACGCCGTATTGTACAAACAGAATTTGCTGAAAAACTACGTTCTAAATTAAAAATAGGCGGTGTTTTTCATATGGCTACTGATTGGGAAAACTACGCAGAACATATGCTAGAAGTAATGCAAGCTGCCCCGGGTTATAAAAACCAATCAGAGACTAACGATTATGTGCCTCGCCCTGACTTACGTCCACTTACTAAGTTTGAGCAACGCGGCCACCGATTAGGTCACGGCGTTTGGGACTTAATGTTTGAACGCACTAAGTAA
- a CDS encoding methyltransferase has protein sequence MSVLTNPSLLLLRNSEELTGKSILVVNFVQDGFLNELKALNPQSNITAFSYNHANGDFAKNVKDVDVCINHTINGEGYDLVILYYPKSKPELLMALDNIRAVITKDADLLVVGENKSGVKSIEKQLTGKAGFSNKIDSAKHCVLYSFSDIELNAHFDISTYHKQFTIDVANTSFTAISVPGVFNHGGLDAGTKMLLENAPTVKQGKVLDFGCGAGLIATFLGLQNPALEFVCSDVSALATYATEQTLKLNNIKGEAVLSDGLKNITGKFDLIVSNPPFHTGIATDYTVAETFLANAKQHLTKAGKLNIVANSFLKYPPILETQFENYQTVFKNNKFAVYSS, from the coding sequence ATGAGCGTATTAACCAACCCAAGTTTACTGTTGCTTCGAAATAGTGAAGAGTTAACGGGTAAATCAATCTTGGTGGTCAACTTTGTTCAAGATGGCTTTTTAAATGAACTTAAAGCACTAAACCCGCAAAGTAATATTACAGCGTTTAGCTACAACCATGCCAATGGCGATTTTGCTAAAAACGTTAAAGATGTTGATGTATGTATTAATCACACTATTAATGGCGAAGGTTACGATTTAGTTATTCTTTATTACCCTAAATCTAAGCCCGAACTACTAATGGCGCTAGATAATATTCGTGCGGTAATAACTAAAGACGCTGATTTACTCGTGGTTGGCGAGAACAAAAGTGGTGTTAAATCAATTGAAAAACAATTAACGGGTAAGGCTGGCTTTAGCAATAAAATAGACTCTGCAAAACATTGTGTACTTTATTCTTTTAGCGACATTGAGCTAAATGCACATTTTGATATAAGCACTTATCATAAGCAGTTTACTATTGATGTAGCCAACACTTCCTTTACCGCTATTAGCGTACCAGGCGTGTTTAACCACGGTGGATTAGATGCTGGTACTAAGATGCTACTTGAAAATGCACCAACAGTTAAGCAAGGCAAAGTGCTTGATTTTGGTTGCGGCGCTGGCTTAATTGCCACCTTTTTAGGGTTACAAAACCCAGCACTTGAATTTGTATGTTCAGACGTAAGTGCTCTAGCTACTTACGCTACAGAGCAAACACTAAAACTAAATAATATTAAAGGCGAAGCGGTATTAAGTGATGGCCTTAAAAATATTACTGGTAAGTTTGATTTAATAGTGAGCAACCCACCGTTTCACACAGGGATTGCAACAGATTACACCGTAGCAGAAACATTTTTAGCTAATGCAAAACAGCACTTAACTAAAGCAGGAAAGCTAAATATAGTAGCTAATAGCTTTTTAAAATACCCGCCAATTTTAGAAACTCAGTTTGAAAACTATCAAACAGTATTTAAGAATAATAAATTTGCGGTATATAGCAGCTAG
- a CDS encoding sensor histidine kinase, protein MPKKVHQSSIRKALINLIMLITAICLSLSISISTYLSVKEQKQLIINKLVILSEIVAFDAGDSVAKDDRKTEEKRLKSFENIPLVKNIHIYSIEKTSQKPVFFISFNAKKTPPVPLRIDSVDELTTPRVTSEHIELTRPIYNNEKVIGYVYMRGSLESLEVYIEQKILIDVLLTLLILVVVYFIAAKIQRRIASPIEQLSMLLQDVSKNHNYDARAPVTDVKEITALSNSLNIMLTRTKKQLERHEKDKQEIKQLNQSLEEKVNQRTIALREANQELLSTLERMHQYQTQIVENEKMASLGQMVAGVAHEVNTPIGLGITGSTLLRDKLADIQQSFNDKKLTSSHLKRFIDEGIENLDLIYRNLNRAADLISNFKKVAVIQDDGVNTHINIHKLISDVLTSIQSELLPKKPVVVINCPTDLAIQSKSEPLQQVFQQLLMNSVIHGFVGKENNEIRFDVELVGKKLTIVYSDNGQGVDKNIKNRIFDPFVTSKRGQGASGLGMHLVYNLVTQALGGRIMFDIEEKHGTRFIITIP, encoded by the coding sequence ATGCCTAAAAAAGTTCATCAAAGTAGCATCCGAAAAGCACTAATAAATTTGATTATGCTTATAACAGCTATTTGTCTGTCGTTATCTATTTCGATATCGACATACTTAAGTGTTAAAGAGCAAAAGCAGTTAATTATTAATAAGCTTGTGATCCTTTCGGAAATTGTCGCTTTTGATGCCGGGGATTCAGTAGCCAAAGATGATCGCAAAACAGAAGAAAAACGCCTTAAATCATTCGAAAATATTCCTTTAGTAAAAAATATTCATATTTATTCAATAGAAAAAACTTCTCAAAAACCCGTTTTTTTTATCAGCTTTAATGCAAAAAAAACCCCGCCAGTACCATTAAGAATTGATAGTGTAGATGAGCTAACTACGCCGCGAGTTACCAGCGAGCATATAGAGCTAACACGTCCTATTTATAATAATGAAAAGGTAATCGGCTATGTATATATGCGAGGCAGTTTAGAAAGCCTAGAAGTATATATAGAGCAAAAAATCTTAATTGATGTATTACTCACACTATTGATACTTGTAGTTGTGTACTTTATTGCAGCTAAAATTCAGCGCCGTATTGCCAGCCCGATAGAGCAATTAAGTATGTTATTGCAAGATGTATCAAAAAATCATAATTACGATGCACGCGCTCCTGTTACTGATGTAAAAGAAATTACTGCCCTGTCTAACAGTTTAAATATCATGCTTACACGCACAAAAAAGCAACTTGAGCGCCACGAAAAAGACAAACAAGAAATAAAGCAGCTAAACCAAAGCCTCGAAGAAAAGGTAAATCAAAGAACTATCGCTCTTAGAGAGGCCAATCAAGAGCTACTATCTACCCTTGAGCGAATGCATCAATACCAAACACAGATAGTTGAAAACGAAAAAATGGCCTCGCTAGGGCAAATGGTCGCAGGTGTTGCTCATGAAGTTAATACCCCTATAGGGCTCGGTATAACGGGCTCAACTCTTCTACGTGATAAGCTGGCTGATATTCAACAAAGCTTTAATGACAAAAAGCTGACCTCAAGCCACTTAAAACGCTTTATTGACGAAGGTATTGAAAACTTAGATTTAATTTACCGAAATCTAAACCGTGCAGCCGATCTCATTTCAAACTTTAAAAAAGTTGCAGTTATTCAAGATGATGGGGTTAATACTCACATAAATATACATAAATTAATTAGTGATGTTTTAACATCAATACAATCGGAGTTGCTCCCTAAAAAACCCGTCGTTGTTATCAACTGCCCTACTGATTTAGCTATTCAAAGTAAATCTGAGCCATTACAACAGGTATTTCAACAGTTACTCATGAACTCTGTAATTCATGGCTTTGTAGGGAAAGAAAATAATGAAATTCGCTTTGATGTAGAGCTAGTAGGAAAAAAATTAACTATTGTTTATTCTGATAACGGCCAAGGCGTTGATAAAAACATTAAAAATAGAATATTTGACCCATTTGTTACCTCAAAACGAGGGCAAGGCGCCAGCGGCTTGGGCATGCACCTAGTTTATAACTTAGTTACTCAAGCGCTAGGTGGCAGAATAATGTTTGATATTGAAGAGAAACACGGTACTCGATTTATAATTACGATCCCTTAA
- the arcA gene encoding two-component system response regulator ArcA — MQTPVILIVEDEDVTRLNLVSLFEAEGYKVIEAIDGDDMHDKLTNNDDVNLVVMDINLPGKNGLILARELRQKRKVGLIFLTGRDNDVDRILGLEIGADDYITKPFNPRELTIRARNLITRTALGGEESALETNGVLTFNGWELDENSRCLTSPSGDAKRLPKGEYRALRLMLDSPGRIFSREQLIKHMTGRELRANDRTVDVTIRRIRKHFESDNSTSELISTIHGEGYRFIGKIDA, encoded by the coding sequence ATGCAAACGCCAGTCATTCTAATCGTAGAGGATGAAGACGTAACTCGACTCAACCTCGTTAGTTTATTTGAAGCTGAAGGTTATAAAGTTATTGAAGCCATTGATGGCGATGATATGCATGACAAGCTTACAAATAACGATGATGTTAATCTTGTTGTTATGGATATCAATCTTCCTGGTAAAAACGGTCTTATTTTAGCCCGTGAATTACGCCAAAAGCGCAAAGTAGGCCTTATTTTCTTAACAGGTCGTGATAATGATGTTGATCGTATTTTAGGTCTTGAAATTGGCGCTGATGATTATATCACTAAGCCATTCAACCCACGTGAATTGACTATTAGAGCGCGTAACCTTATTACTCGTACAGCTTTAGGCGGTGAAGAGTCGGCACTAGAAACAAATGGTGTGCTTACTTTTAACGGTTGGGAGCTTGACGAAAATAGCCGTTGCCTTACTTCTCCAAGCGGCGATGCTAAACGTTTACCTAAAGGTGAATACAGAGCACTTCGTTTAATGCTTGATTCTCCTGGTCGTATTTTTAGCCGCGAGCAATTAATTAAGCACATGACAGGACGTGAGCTTCGTGCAAATGACCGTACTGTAGATGTTACAATCCGTCGTATTCGTAAGCACTTTGAAAGCGATAACTCTACTTCAGAGCTTATCAGCACCATTCATGGTGAAGGTTACCGCTTTATTGGTAAAATCGACGCTTAA
- the arcB gene encoding aerobic respiration two-component sensor histidine kinase ArcB — MTDYSLSPWVRALSSSIKRFGEFKTAAFCYALLLSASLILSSMFYYVAIGELHIVDILAVVFFAAVVSPLIITVLLNSVRQLDASYAYLDSATKQEKLLNQTLKDNINRLNIEIDERKMAFHAKHRAIEELRREIAERKKTQQELAQQGMLLRSIVDSSPDLFYYRDNNGVFAGCNKMFEEVMGKSSSEIIGKSAEQIFPTHFLSQVLTTDEQVEQTHKPLTIDVGYEVEGEKRWFELRKLPFINDEGDYIGLLGFGRDITSRKEAAQALETAYKDKGKFIATLSHELRTPLNGIVGLTRMLLDTEMNKQQRSWCNTVFSSAETLGNIFNDIIDLDKIDRDQLDIATDSINVSDFINDVVNFAGLIAEQKELEFNIERNGKLDVYALLDPTRLRQVVWNLINNAVKFTQQGRVTLECSRENREEGPWLVIKISDTGQGIPQEQLARIFDMYYKAPDLKGTNAIGSGIGLAVTKALVSAMKGTITVNSTEGEGSCFTVQIPLSLCVAPTEQSYVGRGLYILLVEDVPLNAEIATNLLEQRGHEVLWAETGEDALSFVETEDDLDLVLLDMQLPDINGDVVAKHIRSDSHFDKLPIVALTANVRSAEEELEGISIQGALAKPINTVKLDKMLADLFDIKQAKCTEPQLKVSKEALKEINAHLLDVETIEDFVNSMGLEVFKRSSQLFEKLNPQYQQEMLTSLNSNDREEYKSVAHKLKGAAGSVGLNDVQLHAKVMEYGAIEESDEVLQNWLDVLADKINEGQQALHLFLQQLE, encoded by the coding sequence ATGACTGATTATTCTTTGAGCCCTTGGGTTAGGGCTCTTTCTAGCTCAATAAAGCGATTTGGTGAGTTTAAAACGGCAGCTTTTTGTTATGCTTTATTGTTATCTGCATCACTTATTTTATCGAGCATGTTTTATTACGTGGCAATTGGTGAGCTGCATATTGTTGATATTTTAGCTGTAGTATTTTTTGCAGCCGTTGTCTCGCCTCTTATTATTACTGTATTACTTAATTCTGTTCGTCAATTAGATGCCTCTTACGCTTATTTAGATAGTGCTACAAAACAAGAGAAACTCTTAAACCAAACTTTAAAAGACAATATCAATCGTTTAAACATTGAGATTGATGAGCGTAAAATGGCATTTCATGCCAAGCACCGTGCAATTGAAGAGCTACGCCGAGAAATCGCAGAGCGTAAAAAAACGCAGCAAGAATTAGCTCAACAAGGCATGTTACTCCGCTCTATTGTTGATTCATCTCCCGATTTATTTTATTACCGCGACAATAATGGTGTGTTTGCCGGGTGTAATAAAATGTTTGAAGAGGTTATGGGGAAATCAAGTAGCGAAATTATTGGTAAAAGTGCTGAACAAATATTCCCTACACACTTTTTATCTCAAGTACTAACTACCGATGAGCAAGTTGAGCAAACTCACAAGCCGTTAACTATAGATGTAGGGTACGAGGTTGAGGGTGAAAAACGTTGGTTTGAATTACGTAAATTGCCATTTATAAATGATGAGGGCGACTACATAGGTTTGCTTGGTTTTGGACGTGATATAACTAGTCGAAAAGAAGCGGCCCAAGCCCTTGAGACAGCTTACAAAGATAAAGGTAAGTTTATAGCCACGCTGAGCCACGAGTTACGCACGCCACTTAATGGTATTGTTGGCTTAACCCGTATGTTGCTTGATACAGAAATGAACAAACAACAGCGTAGCTGGTGTAATACAGTGTTTTCGAGTGCAGAAACCCTCGGTAATATTTTTAACGATATTATAGATTTAGATAAAATAGATAGAGATCAGCTTGATATCGCAACCGATTCAATAAATGTTTCAGACTTTATAAATGATGTGGTTAACTTTGCAGGTCTAATTGCTGAGCAAAAAGAGTTAGAGTTTAATATTGAGCGAAATGGCAAGCTAGACGTGTATGCATTGCTTGATCCTACACGTTTACGCCAAGTTGTTTGGAACCTTATTAATAATGCCGTTAAGTTTACCCAGCAAGGTAGAGTGACCCTAGAGTGTAGCCGTGAAAATCGTGAAGAGGGGCCATGGCTAGTTATTAAAATATCAGATACTGGGCAAGGTATTCCGCAAGAGCAACTTGCTCGAATATTTGATATGTACTACAAAGCACCAGATTTAAAAGGGACTAACGCAATAGGATCTGGCATTGGACTTGCTGTAACTAAAGCGCTTGTGAGTGCTATGAAAGGCACAATTACAGTTAATAGTACCGAAGGCGAAGGCAGCTGTTTTACAGTACAAATTCCACTTAGTTTATGTGTAGCACCTACAGAGCAGAGCTATGTGGGACGGGGCTTATATATATTACTTGTAGAAGATGTGCCGCTAAATGCTGAAATAGCAACTAACTTGTTAGAGCAGCGAGGCCATGAAGTGCTTTGGGCTGAAACCGGCGAAGATGCACTGTCGTTTGTAGAAACCGAAGACGATTTAGATTTAGTACTGTTAGATATGCAGTTGCCGGATATAAACGGTGATGTGGTTGCAAAGCACATACGATCAGACAGCCACTTTGATAAACTGCCTATAGTTGCGCTTACGGCTAACGTGCGTAGCGCTGAAGAAGAGCTTGAAGGAATTTCTATTCAAGGTGCGTTGGCTAAGCCAATTAATACAGTGAAGCTTGATAAAATGCTCGCAGATTTATTTGATATTAAGCAGGCTAAGTGTACTGAGCCACAATTAAAAGTGAGCAAAGAAGCGCTTAAAGAAATTAATGCACATTTACTCGATGTAGAAACAATAGAAGACTTTGTTAACTCAATGGGCTTAGAAGTGTTTAAGCGCAGTAGTCAATTATTTGAAAAGCTAAATCCTCAATATCAACAAGAAATGCTAACTTCACTTAACTCAAATGACAGAGAAGAGTATAAATCGGTTGCGCATAAGCTTAAGGGGGCAGCAGGCTCTGTAGGTTTAAACGACGTACAGTTACATGCAAAAGTAATGGAATATGGTGCGATTGAAGAGTCTGATGAGGTATTACAAAATTGGTTAGATGTTTTAGCAGATAAAATAAATGAAGGACAACAAGCCCTTCATTTATTTTTACAACAATTAGAGTAA